The genomic DNA CGCATTTGAAACAGCAGCATACGATCAAGGCGCTCACGTGACATATCTTGGACCAACTGGAAGTCAAATGGGTAAAAAAGAATCTGCTAAAGATACAGCTCGCGTATTAGGTGGTATGTATGATGGAATCGAATACCGTGGCTTCTCACAACGTACTGTTGAAGAATTAGCTAAATATTCAGGCGTGCCTGTGTGGAACGGCTTAACAGATGAAGATCATCCTACTCAAGTACTTGCTGACTTTTTAACAGCTAAAGAAGTCTTGAAAAAACCTTACCACGAAATCAATTTCACATATGTTGGCGACGGTCGTAACAACGTAGCAAACGCATTAATGCAAGGTGCTGCAATTATGGGAATGACATTCCACTTAGTATGTCCTAAAGAATTAAATCCAACTGACGACTTATTAAAACGTTGCAAAGACATCGCAGCTAAAAACGGTGGCGAAATCTTAGTAACTGACGATATCGATGAAGGTGTTAAAGGTTCAGACGTTATCTACACAGACGTATGGGTATCAATGGGTGAACCTGATGAAGTTTGGGAAAAACGTATTAAATTATTAGAACCATATCGTGTAACTAAAGAAATGATGGAAAAAACTGGTAACCCACGTACTATCTTCGAACATTGCTTACCATCATTCCATGATACAGAAACTAAAATTGGTAAAGAAATTCAAGAAAAATATGGCTTAACTGAAATGGAAGTTGCTGACGAAGTCTTTGAAAGTGAACAATCTGTTGTCTTCCAAGAAGCAGAAAACAGAGCACACACTATTAAAGCTGTGATGGTTGCAACTTTAGGAGAATAATCGAAGGGGGACCAACCTATGTCTAAAATCGTAGTGGCTTTAGGTGGTAACGCTTTAGGACAATCACCTGAAGAGCAATTAGAATTAGTTAAAGGGACAGCTAAATCATTAGTTAGCTTAATCAATAAAGGTTACGAAGTCGTAATCAGTCATGGTAACGGACCACAAGTAGGTAGTATTAATTTAGGTTTAAATTATGCTGCTGAAAATGGTCAAGGCCCAGCATTCCCATTCCCTGAATGTGGTGCAATGAGCCAAGCTTATATTGGTTATCAACTACAAGAAAGTCTATTGAATGAACTTCATTCATTAGGCATTGATAAACAAGTTGTAACAGTCGTAACACAAGTAGAAGTAGCTGGGGATGACCCAGCATTCAAAAATCCAACAAAACCAATTGGCTTATTCTACACGAAAGAACAAGCGGATAAAACAATCCAAGAAAAAGGTTATCAATTTGTAGAGGATTCAGGACGTGGATATCGTCGTGTAGTTCCATCTCCAATGCCAATTAATATTGTTGAATTAGAAAGTATTGAAACATTGATTAAACATCAAACATTAGTTATCGCAGCTGGTGGTGGCGGTATCCCAGTTGTTAAAGAACAAGGTAACTATAAAGGCGTCGATGCCGTTATCGATAAAGATAAAACAAGCGCATTATTAGCCGCTCACTTAAAATCAGATCAATTGATTATTTTAACGGCCGTAGACTATGTCTATATTAATTATGGCAAAGATAATCAAGAAGGTCTTGGAGAAGTAACAGTTGCTGACATGGAAAAACATATTGCTGATGGTCAATTTGCGAAAGGTAGTATGTTACCTAAAGTTGAAGCAGCATTACAATTCATCGAGAAAAATCCAGAAGGCAGTGTATTAATTACATCTTTAGCAGATTTAGGTGATGCTTTAGATGGTAAGATTGGTACATTGATTAAAAAATAGTTTTAATGTGGTTTACTTTTGACATGGTTATTAAATAACACTCATTATATTTTAATAAATTAAGTAGTGCCTGAGTTTGATGTATGTGATTTACATACTTAAGCTCAGGCTTTTTAAATTTTTGAAAATGTAGAAATATAAAAAAGCCTATGATTGATTGTAAAAGGCTCAACCATAGGCTTAAAATAATAAATTTTATATCATTTTATAAATCCATTTTCAAATATGTCTATCATTATAATCAACTCAATATAAATGCTACAAATTCTTCTACGCTAAGATTGCTAAAGTAATATGTCAAATCAATGTCGTTCAGACGTTCAATTAAATCAGCTTTGACCACGCGTGTACCAATCAAATGGTCTTCCACATCGTGAATGTCACCTTGGCCAAAGAAATCGCCATAAATACGACAAGCGGCAATACGGTTATGTTCAATAGAAAGGGAAATATCAATTGTGCCACAATTAAAACGGTCATTTCGGTTATATTCATATCGTGGTGAACGACCATAGTTCCATTCCCAGTTATTATACTTTTCAGCGACTAATTGATCGATGCCAGCCCAATCTTCGTCGGTTAATTCATAGCGTTTGGCCTCTTTAATGTCATCGATTCCCATAATTTGAGTAATAATTAAATCTTTAAATTGATCAATTGTAATATCTTGGTATTTAGGATCTAATGCATCACGGATTTGACCGACGCGAGCGCGTACGGATTTAATACCTTTAGATTCAATCTTCTTACGGTTGGGTTTCAATACGTTGACCATGGCATCGTAATCGACATCTAATAATAATGAATAACCACCATAAATACGATTATTTAATAATGTCATCGCAGCACCTGAAATTTTCTTGTCATTTAAAGCAAGGTCATTACGACCACTTTGAATAACGTCAGTAGCGCCCAAATTGTGTAACGCATGAATGGCAGGGCGATAGAAACGTTGGAAGTCACCATAAATAGAAGTATCTTGTTCTAGAATACAACATACATTGACGGCACCGTCATCTACGTATACCGCACCACCGCCTGTATCACGACGCACCACTTTAATATTATTGTCGTCTACATAATCTTGATTGATTTCGACTGCTGTGTTCTGAAAACGACCGATTTCTACTTTAGGCTTGCAGTAGTATGGGAGTAAGATATCTTCGTCTAAAAAGATATGATTATTGATATAGACTTGCATTGCTAAGTTAACGGCGCCATCATCGATATATTTACCATTACGGATAGGTTCTATTAAGTACATGTTCTCGTCTCCTAAGTTGTTAATTGTCTTTGTGCATGAATCATTAATGATGCAATATCGTCAGTTAGATGAATGGTTCTATCTTGAATAGACTTCGGTATGCGATAGGCTTTCTTATTTAATGTCATAAAGATTGCTTCTTTATTGTGGCGAGTCATACGTTGGAAAGGATGTTTCACAAATTGTGGTGTTGTGTAACCAATACCAATTTCTAAGTACAATACTTTGCCATCTTTATGTGATTCAAGAAAATCATTATAACGTGCTAATTGGGCCTGGAAATCTGCATCTTCAACCATACCAACTTGTGCCTTACGTTTATTAATTTCCATTGGGGCATCACATTTTGGACAATGCGGAATCAACTCATATGGAATCTTCATATCTTCTTGTCGAGCTACCATTTCACGAATAGCGTCATCGTCACGATAGGTTTGAGCATGACAGTGTTGGCTGCATTGCCAAAGAATGTATTCACCTTGAATATGAAATACTTTATTCATATCATAATCCGCGACTGCAAAAGCATTGTCAGCATTGGTCGTAATGATATGGTAGTCTTTATCTTTCAATATGTTTTTAAGTGCAACATACGAAGGACCTACAGGTTGGTCGAGATAATTTAACTTTACAAAGCGGCTTTCGAAAGCCCAATATTCTTGCCAACTTTCAAACGGATGCAAACTCGCTTGCAACATATCAAAGAAGTTATATTTCTCGATAAAGTCCGGAAAATTCTGTGTGAAGCGGTCACCAATATATGTGAAGCCATCTGAGGCAGACATGCCTGCACCTATACCCACCACAATCGCATCGGCTTCGTCCATCGCTTGTGCTAATATATCGCTTTGATCAACATGCTCTTGATGTGCTAAAGCAAGGGCAGTCCAAGTTGAATTATCTGTTGTAGTCATCAAAGGCCTCCTTATATAATGCTAAATCTTGGTCAGTAAAGACGTTAAAAATGACTTGAATGTTGGAGCCAGTTTCATGAATATAATCGAGCGTAGTCTCAATTGCGATACGACTGGCTTCATCTTGTGGAAAGCCAAAGACGCCGGTTGAAATACAACAAAAAGCGATGTGTTGTAAATCATGCGCATCGGCAAGCGCTAAACAACTACGATAACAACGTGCTAATAAGTCTTTATTCATTTGTGATACAGGTTGTTTACGAATTTGCGGACCAACTGTATGAATGACATATTTCGCAGGCAAGTTATAACCCGATGTTATTTTGGCTTTCCCCACACCTTCTTTACGACCTTGTTGTTCAATGATATCGGCACAAGCTAAGCGTAATTGCACGCCAGCTTTGGTATGAATGATATTATCAATACAATCATGATTTGCTTGCATACAGCCTAAGAAACGACTATTGGCTGCGTTGACAATGCCATCTACCGCTAGTGTAGTAATATCGCCTTGCCATAGATAAAGTTGGTTACCTAAGACAGGTGATAAATCCTCAATATGTGTGATGTCTTGTTGACTATTCAATGTAGATAAATATGCATTTTGTACTTCTAAAAATGCCGCACTCACAGGTTTAGGTGGACGCACATTTGCTAAGCCACGATAAAGGTCCCATTCTCCCTCGGCAGTGTCAGGGTAGTCTAATGGTTTGTGTTTATGTGCTTCATTCCACATAGCTCGAATTAAATAAGTGAGGCGTTCTTCTTGCGTATTTGTCATCTATTCATCATCCGGTTCTGGTAACGCGTTGTATGCATCTTCATCTACATTTTCTAATTTAACTAGCCAGTTTTCTTCTGGTTTTTCAGAATTTAAAATTGAAGGCGTATCTTCGGCTTTCGTATTACGTTCTACAATTTTACCTGCAAGTGGTGATTGGACATCTAATACGGTCTTAGAAGCTTCGATACTCACGATTTCATCATTCACATTGACATCGTCTCCGCCCATAAATTCTACATAACCAACTGTACCTACGTCATCTTGTAATTCAGGTGTCATGCGATAAATATATTGGTTTCCTTCCTTTTCAACATATAAATAATTAGCTAATTTAGCCATTAATTATCATTCCTTTCTCTATTTATAAATACGCGTGTGCTAATCGTTCAATTGTACGACATCGTTGGTCAATGCCCGGTAACAATGGTACGACTAAGACTTCATCTGCCTCGAAAGCTTGAATCATTGCATCTAAACGTGGTTTCACTTGATCGATTGTGCCAGCTAAGATACGTGCACGATGCTGTTCAATCACGCGCTTATCACGATCAGTTAATGCATAGGCTTGTGCCGTCTCACCGGATGGGAAACGATCAAACTCTGCAAACTGACGCTTACCTAACAACCACACGTCCAACGCATCTAGCAATTGATGCGCCTCTTCTTCCGTATCTGTGACAATCGCAAACGTGGTTAACATGACTTTAGGTGCCATATTTAATCCCGTTCTTTGAAAATGTTCGCGATATACTGCAACGCTCGTCTTGGCAGCATCTATTTTATCCTGGCTAGGTAGTAAAAACGTACCCAACGTGTACCCCATACCTTGCGATGCGGCAAGCTTGGCTGAACGTTGACTCGTACTTAAGAGCCACATTTCCGGATGGCGAGTGAGTTGCGGTTGCGCAATAACCTTACCAACACGTTGTTCCTCTATTGGACTACTTAAATAATGACGGATATCTTCAATGCTTTGCGCGTAGTCTAGATAATCACGTTTATCTTCATCCATCGCACGTTTCACTATGGCTGTGCCTGGGTTATTACCAATACCTAAATCAACGCGACCCGGATAAAGTGCCTCTAACATTTTGAAATGCTCAGCGACATTAAATGGACTATAGTGAGGCAACATTACACCACCAGAACCTAGCTTAATACGAGTAGTTTGTCCTAACAAATACATCATTAAGAGTTCAGGACTACTGCCGGCAAATGCCGGAACATCATGATGCTCTGTTAACCAGAACCGTTTATATCCAAGGTCATCAGCAAGCTTTGCGAGGCGTGTCGTATCTTGCAGTGCCTGTTGTGCATCTTTGCCTTCATCAATCATGGCATAATCTAATATACTGAAATCCACTTGATGCTCATCTCCAACGATAATTTGTTTATTCCCTAATTATAATACCCACCACTATTTTAACGTGTTTGACAGAATTTTGGTTAATTTTGATTTATACGACACAGAAATGTTCTAGCTTACGTTATTCTATTTCTGAAAAGCGTCTGAACTGTTCACAAACAAGTCGATTGAGTATTGTTATAAGGCATGTTACTTTGAAACTAATACTAAACGAATGAAAGAAGATGTCGCAAAATGTCAAAATATGCACCATTGCTTAAACCCATTACGTTACCCAATGGCATTGAGTTAGCCAATCGCTTTGTCTTATCGCCTATGACGACCAATTCGTCGACGAAAGAAGGACATATCTCAGATGAAGACTTACGCTATGCTGAACGTCGAGCAGCTTCAGCACCATTACAAGTGACTGGCGCGGCGTATATTGAACCGTATGGCCAATTATTCGAATATGGATTTAACATTTCTGATGATGCCTGTATTCCAGGTTTGAGAAAAGTGGCGCAAGCGATGAAGCAAGATGGCAAAAAAGCGATTATTCAACTCGCGCATGCGGGCAGATTCTCAAATACTGCGATTATGAAGTATGGGGAAGTCTATGGGCCAAGTCCGATGACCTTACATTCACCTATTAAACATGACGTTTTAGAAATGTCAGTAGATAAGATTCATGAAGTCATTCAACAATACGCTGAGGCGACATCACGTGCGATTCAAGCGGGATTTGATGGTGTAGAAATTTCAGTGGCACAACGTTTACTGATTCAAACCTTTTTCTCTACGTTTTCAAATAAACGACATGATCAATATGGCGTGGATTCGTTAGAGAACAGAGCACGCTTTGGTTTAGAAGTCATGCAAGCAGTACAGAAAGTCATCGATGAGGAAGCACCTAGTGATTTCATTTTCGGATATCGAGCGACACCTGAGGAAACTAGAGGTAGTGATTTAGGTTATACCGTTGATGAATTTAACCAACATTTGGATTGGGTCATGGAAGTCGCACATATTCATTATCTGGCTATCGCAAGTTGGGGACGCAATATTTATCGGAATAAGTCACGCACGCCGGGAGATAATTACGGACGTCGGGTGAATCAAGTCGTATATGATTATTTAAATGGACGCGTACCTTTAATTGCGAGTGGTGGTATTAATTCACCTGAAACAGCACTAGATGCTTTAAGTAACGCTGATATGGTTGGCATGTCTTCACCATTTGTCACAGAACCTGATTTCGTGCATAAACTGGCTGAAGGTCGAGAAGAAGATATTGATTTGCATGTACAACCAGACGAACTTGATGAACTGGCTATCCCACATGCTGCCTTTAAAGATATTGTGCAAATGATGGATTACGGTGAGGGTTTGCAGAAGAAAACACGTGATGAATTACGTAAATTAGAGAAAAATTATGATGAAGAATAGGGAGCAAGGTAGAAATCTAAGATGTTAAAAGATTTCGTTGCCTTACCCCGGCAAGGATGACTAGGTTTGAAAAAAGCTTGATTTAAGCGCATTTTCAAATCAGTCAGCTACTGCCAAAATGATATATGGGGCTGAGACATTTATTTTGTCCCAGCCCTTTGTTTTGTTTAATTTTCCGCTAAATATTTAATTCATGTTCGTTTTAATGTAAACTTAATTTTATAAAAAGTTTACATTAAGAATTGCCACGGGATATTTTTAAAAGGTAAGGGGTTTAACAACATGAGATTAAATTTAGCAGAACGTATTTTAAATCAAGACGTTTTAAGTAAAGAAGAGGCGTTAGCACTATTTGAAGATGAAACGTTAGATACATTCGAATTATTAAATGAAGCCTATATTCTTCGAAAACACTTTTTCGGCAAAAAAGTGAAATTGAATATGATACTCAATGCGAAAAGTGGAATTTGTTCAGAAGACTGTGGTTATTGCGGTCAATCAATCAAAATGAAACAAAAACAACGCTATGCATTAGTTGAACCTGACAAAATAAAAGCAGGTGCACAGGTTGCGACAGATAATCATATTGGTACGTATTGTATTGTGATGAGTGGACGCGGACCAACGAACAGAGAAGTAGACCATATTTGTGAAACGGTTCATGATATTAAGGCGTTGCATCCTCAACTTAAAATTTGTGCATGTCTAGGGTTAACGAATGAAGCACAAGCTGAGAAGTTAAAAGCAGCGGGTGTAGATCGCTATAATCATAATTTAAATACGAGTGAACGTTACCATAACGAAGTCGTGACGACACATACATATGAAGATCGTGTACGTACGGTTGAAATCATGAAAGCGAATCATATCTCACCATGTTCTGGTGTGATATGTGGGATGGGGGAAACGAATGAGGACATTATTGATATGGCATTTGCGCTAAAAGCCATTGACGCTGATAGTATTCCGATTAATTTCTTACATCCAATCAAAGGGACAAAATTTGGCGGACTCGATTTGTTATCACCGATGAAATGTTTAAGAATTATCGCGATGTTTCGACTCATCAATCCATCTAAAGAAATACGTATTGCAGGTGGACGTGAAGTTAATTTGCGTTCATTGCAAGCCATTGCATTAAAAACAGCCAATTCCATCTTTGTAGGTGATTATCTGATTACAGGTGGACAACCGAACGAACTCGACTATCAAATGATTGAAGATTTAGGGTTTGAGATTGATGGGTAAAACAAAATAACATTCGTTTTGAAAGGTGATTTGATATGTTACAAGATAAAGAAAGTACGAAATTACTCTATCAAGCGATTAGCGAATTAGCAGAACAGATGGGCCAAAATCAAATGGATACGAAATCGGTAAGCCTAATCTTCTTAGATATGGATTTAGAACACGAGGTCTTTGAGAGGGTCTTTATTAACTTTTTAAAATATATTGCCCATAAAAAGGCTGAAGACATCCAATATAATGACTTAATAAGATTAATTGATGACGCTTTGCCTGAAGATAGAGAATTATATCCATTGATTAAGAACCAAATCATTATTGGTTTCGCAAATAATTATCTTCCAGAACTTAAGCCAATTGCCAGTGATATACAAAATGAAATGGGTACCAGTATTAATCCTGAATTAGATATTTAAGATGAATTTTTACGAAACTGAGAGCATAATGGTTCAAGTTTTGAAATCGCATTTATATGAGTATCTAAATTTGATAGCATGAAAAAGAATAATTATTGAAAAGGATGAAAATGACATGTCATCAAAACGAGCATCATTTGGAGATAAACGTTGGCATAATATTTTACTAATACTAGTTGGTATTTTATCTTTCTGCATTTTTCATTTTGTAATAGGTGTTAACGTTGCGTATGCATTATTGTTTCTATATGGTCCACTTACCATAGGAATCGTTAATTTAGGCAAAATTAAAGAAAAAGAAAAATTGGATAATTGAAATCACGCATTAACGTATAACACACGCAATATTTACCGTAATGGCAGTCATTGCGTGTGTTATTAATTGTATTACTTTTTTAATGAAATATTAGAGACGCGAATTATATTAAGCTTGTGCGTTTCCGCCTTCACCTTGTAGTTGATATGCTTTTGATAAGCGTTCAAGTTCGTTTAATTCATCTTGTGTAAATATAATGTCACTTGCTTTCGCATTTTCCTCTAAATAATGAACATGTTTCGTACCTGGAATGGGTACAACACCTTGTTGAATAATCCAAGCTAATGATAATTGTGCGATAGAAACATTTTTCTGAGAAGCTAGATCGTTCAATTGATTCACAACTTCGACGTTGTGATTATACACATCGGCTTGATAACGTTGTAGATGATTACGCGCATCGTTTTGTGCGAATGATTGGTCTTTCTCCAATTTACCACTAATTAAGCCACGGCTAAGTGGAGAATAAGAAACAGGTGTGATGCCAAGTTCTTTAGCTAGAGGGAAGACGTCTTCATCTGCGGTTCTAGTCCAAATGTTATATTCTAATTGTAAAGCTGAAATAGGATGTGTATCGTGTGCACGACGTAATAATTCTGGTGTCACGCCATTGGATAAGCCAATGGCTCTAATTTTACCAGCTTCAACTAATTCAGACATTGCACCAATTGATTCTTCAATCGGTACTTCAGGATCGAGATGATGGATGTAGTATAAATCAACATAATCTGTATTTAAACGTTGTAAGGATTTATCAATTGCTTGTTTGATGTATTTCGGGTCGTTGGATACCCCTGCAAAGTTCTCTAAGAAACCTACTTTCGTTGCTAAGGTTACATCTTTTCTATCTTTACCTAAGGCTTTACCAACGAGTGTTTCATTTTGACCATTACCATAAGCGTCCGCAGTATCGAAGAACGTAATGCCAAGTTCTTTGGCACGTTGAATTACTGCCATACTATCTTTGTCGTTTGTATCACCATAAATATCTGGCGTAAATACCATGCCACCTACACCAATGTTAGATATATTTAAATCTGTATTGCCTAAAGTCGTATATTTCATGAACTCACTCCTATAATCGAATTACTAGGAAGTATACCCATTCATTTATCTTTCTAACATTTTTTGAAAATGGGTATGATGTTTGATTTGGTAATAGCATAGTTACGGTGAAGAAAATGGAAGATATATAATCATAATAGTATCAACCTCATATATTGTCCCTATCAAATGATTAAATAAGTTTGTTGAGACGACTATTAGTAAATGTAACTTAAAAGTCTTAAACTTATAAAGATTGGGATGAAAATAATGGAAGAAAAATTTGAGAAGTTATTGTTAGAAAATACAATATTTAATAAAAAAGAATTTATGGCAAAATACAATCCATGGGCACAAGAAAGAGCTACACATCTTATTAATAATTATTTAAAGATAATGGACAAAGATAATGAATCTAATTATTATTCTGGTGATTTCAATTACAATAGTGAAAACTTTTCTTGGCTAGCGATTGAAGAGAACTTAGAAAAGAAGTATTTAAAAACAGATAATAGAAATCAATTTCCTAAAAACATACATTATGGTTTACCAAACCAAATACATGGAGATATTGATAAATCAACGATCTTCCAATGTTTACTTAATCCAAATATTGCGATTAAAGATAACAAACGTAAACCAGAAAATTTGGAAGATTTCTTTGGAAAATTTGAAAGCATAGATACTGGGGATTTAAGTGCAAAATTTGTGAATTTTTCAGATAAGGATAAAATTGGAAAACATATTGTGGATACCAAAAGCTCGATGCTAAGTAAAGAATTATTAGAGTTAATTAAAGTAAATGAAATTAAATTCAAAGAAATAATGAGTGGCGTAAAGAAATTAACAAATAGTTTTTATTATCTAGGAGAGTATTTTTATCCTTTATTAACAAGTGATAATGAGAATAATAAAATTTTTCAGAAGCTAAAAAAAGAGCTAGGTAAAGAAGAAAATTA from Staphylococcus taiwanensis includes the following:
- the argF gene encoding ornithine carbamoyltransferase; the protein is MQNLRNRSFLTLLDFSQKEVEFLLNLSEDLKRAKYAGIEQQKLKGKNIALIFEKDSTRTRCAFETAAYDQGAHVTYLGPTGSQMGKKESAKDTARVLGGMYDGIEYRGFSQRTVEELAKYSGVPVWNGLTDEDHPTQVLADFLTAKEVLKKPYHEINFTYVGDGRNNVANALMQGAAIMGMTFHLVCPKELNPTDDLLKRCKDIAAKNGGEILVTDDIDEGVKGSDVIYTDVWVSMGEPDEVWEKRIKLLEPYRVTKEMMEKTGNPRTIFEHCLPSFHDTETKIGKEIQEKYGLTEMEVADEVFESEQSVVFQEAENRAHTIKAVMVATLGE
- the arcC gene encoding carbamate kinase; translated protein: MSKIVVALGGNALGQSPEEQLELVKGTAKSLVSLINKGYEVVISHGNGPQVGSINLGLNYAAENGQGPAFPFPECGAMSQAYIGYQLQESLLNELHSLGIDKQVVTVVTQVEVAGDDPAFKNPTKPIGLFYTKEQADKTIQEKGYQFVEDSGRGYRRVVPSPMPINIVELESIETLIKHQTLVIAAGGGGIPVVKEQGNYKGVDAVIDKDKTSALLAAHLKSDQLIILTAVDYVYINYGKDNQEGLGEVTVADMEKHIADGQFAKGSMLPKVEAALQFIEKNPEGSVLITSLADLGDALDGKIGTLIKK
- a CDS encoding lipoate--protein ligase; translation: MYLIEPIRNGKYIDDGAVNLAMQVYINNHIFLDEDILLPYYCKPKVEIGRFQNTAVEINQDYVDDNNIKVVRRDTGGGAVYVDDGAVNVCCILEQDTSIYGDFQRFYRPAIHALHNLGATDVIQSGRNDLALNDKKISGAAMTLLNNRIYGGYSLLLDVDYDAMVNVLKPNRKKIESKGIKSVRARVGQIRDALDPKYQDITIDQFKDLIITQIMGIDDIKEAKRYELTDEDWAGIDQLVAEKYNNWEWNYGRSPRYEYNRNDRFNCGTIDISLSIEHNRIAACRIYGDFFGQGDIHDVEDHLIGTRVVKADLIERLNDIDLTYYFSNLSVEEFVAFILS
- a CDS encoding NAD-dependent deacetylase, which encodes MTTTDNSTWTALALAHQEHVDQSDILAQAMDEADAIVVGIGAGMSASDGFTYIGDRFTQNFPDFIEKYNFFDMLQASLHPFESWQEYWAFESRFVKLNYLDQPVGPSYVALKNILKDKDYHIITTNADNAFAVADYDMNKVFHIQGEYILWQCSQHCHAQTYRDDDAIREMVARQEDMKIPYELIPHCPKCDAPMEINKRKAQVGMVEDADFQAQLARYNDFLESHKDGKVLYLEIGIGYTTPQFVKHPFQRMTRHNKEAIFMTLNKKAYRIPKSIQDRTIHLTDDIASLMIHAQRQLTT
- a CDS encoding protein-ADP-ribose hydrolase — encoded protein: MTNTQEERLTYLIRAMWNEAHKHKPLDYPDTAEGEWDLYRGLANVRPPKPVSAAFLEVQNAYLSTLNSQQDITHIEDLSPVLGNQLYLWQGDITTLAVDGIVNAANSRFLGCMQANHDCIDNIIHTKAGVQLRLACADIIEQQGRKEGVGKAKITSGYNLPAKYVIHTVGPQIRKQPVSQMNKDLLARCYRSCLALADAHDLQHIAFCCISTGVFGFPQDEASRIAIETTLDYIHETGSNIQVIFNVFTDQDLALYKEAFDDYNR
- a CDS encoding glycine cleavage system protein H; the protein is MAKLANYLYVEKEGNQYIYRMTPELQDDVGTVGYVEFMGGDDVNVNDEIVSIEASKTVLDVQSPLAGKIVERNTKAEDTPSILNSEKPEENWLVKLENVDEDAYNALPEPDDE
- a CDS encoding LLM class flavin-dependent oxidoreductase — its product is MDFSILDYAMIDEGKDAQQALQDTTRLAKLADDLGYKRFWLTEHHDVPAFAGSSPELLMMYLLGQTTRIKLGSGGVMLPHYSPFNVAEHFKMLEALYPGRVDLGIGNNPGTAIVKRAMDEDKRDYLDYAQSIEDIRHYLSSPIEEQRVGKVIAQPQLTRHPEMWLLSTSQRSAKLAASQGMGYTLGTFLLPSQDKIDAAKTSVAVYREHFQRTGLNMAPKVMLTTFAIVTDTEEEAHQLLDALDVWLLGKRQFAEFDRFPSGETAQAYALTDRDKRVIEQHRARILAGTIDQVKPRLDAMIQAFEADEVLVVPLLPGIDQRCRTIERLAHAYL
- a CDS encoding NADH-dependent flavin oxidoreductase, with product MSKYAPLLKPITLPNGIELANRFVLSPMTTNSSTKEGHISDEDLRYAERRAASAPLQVTGAAYIEPYGQLFEYGFNISDDACIPGLRKVAQAMKQDGKKAIIQLAHAGRFSNTAIMKYGEVYGPSPMTLHSPIKHDVLEMSVDKIHEVIQQYAEATSRAIQAGFDGVEISVAQRLLIQTFFSTFSNKRHDQYGVDSLENRARFGLEVMQAVQKVIDEEAPSDFIFGYRATPEETRGSDLGYTVDEFNQHLDWVMEVAHIHYLAIASWGRNIYRNKSRTPGDNYGRRVNQVVYDYLNGRVPLIASGGINSPETALDALSNADMVGMSSPFVTEPDFVHKLAEGREEDIDLHVQPDELDELAIPHAAFKDIVQMMDYGEGLQKKTRDELRKLEKNYDEE
- the bioB gene encoding biotin synthase BioB encodes the protein MRLNLAERILNQDVLSKEEALALFEDETLDTFELLNEAYILRKHFFGKKVKLNMILNAKSGICSEDCGYCGQSIKMKQKQRYALVEPDKIKAGAQVATDNHIGTYCIVMSGRGPTNREVDHICETVHDIKALHPQLKICACLGLTNEAQAEKLKAAGVDRYNHNLNTSERYHNEVVTTHTYEDRVRTVEIMKANHISPCSGVICGMGETNEDIIDMAFALKAIDADSIPINFLHPIKGTKFGGLDLLSPMKCLRIIAMFRLINPSKEIRIAGGREVNLRSLQAIALKTANSIFVGDYLITGGQPNELDYQMIEDLGFEIDG
- a CDS encoding aldo/keto reductase, which translates into the protein MKYTTLGNTDLNISNIGVGGMVFTPDIYGDTNDKDSMAVIQRAKELGITFFDTADAYGNGQNETLVGKALGKDRKDVTLATKVGFLENFAGVSNDPKYIKQAIDKSLQRLNTDYVDLYYIHHLDPEVPIEESIGAMSELVEAGKIRAIGLSNGVTPELLRRAHDTHPISALQLEYNIWTRTADEDVFPLAKELGITPVSYSPLSRGLISGKLEKDQSFAQNDARNHLQRYQADVYNHNVEVVNQLNDLASQKNVSIAQLSLAWIIQQGVVPIPGTKHVHYLEENAKASDIIFTQDELNELERLSKAYQLQGEGGNAQA